The Paracoccus sp. MC1862 genome includes a window with the following:
- a CDS encoding cell wall hydrolase, which produces MIRALLATTIALVATWHSDTLVRAHVAETHDRQPPSSTKAHRFPTSFDLTRLAVMDAQPLISLDRFTSSATALRQPSPVPTPPDLTLEAAPAPVPRPLRVIVSRPLPRPAMPEQILEGASIPLPPASLRNASDLSCIAVAIYHEARDQEDFGQRAVASVILQRVAVPHRWGGTACDNVVPTQFSFLTSRYDYPPIDDMKAWEKAVRFAAHALLEGPMPELKGADHYHTTAVSPPWAPRMARVRLIDDHVFYVDPRSSLSL; this is translated from the coding sequence ATGATCCGAGCGCTTCTCGCCACGACCATCGCCCTCGTTGCCACGTGGCACTCAGACACCCTGGTTCGTGCTCATGTCGCTGAGACCCATGACCGGCAGCCGCCTTCCTCCACCAAGGCGCACCGATTCCCAACATCGTTCGACCTCACACGTCTCGCAGTCATGGATGCGCAGCCCCTGATCTCGCTGGATCGCTTCACATCCTCGGCCACTGCACTCAGGCAGCCCAGCCCTGTACCCACGCCTCCGGATCTGACGCTTGAGGCCGCCCCTGCTCCTGTGCCGCGTCCCCTCAGGGTTATCGTGTCTCGCCCGCTCCCTCGTCCTGCCATGCCCGAGCAAATCCTGGAGGGCGCAAGTATCCCCCTGCCACCGGCCTCTCTACGCAATGCGAGCGATCTCTCCTGCATCGCCGTGGCGATCTATCATGAGGCACGTGATCAGGAGGACTTCGGCCAGCGCGCTGTCGCTTCGGTGATCCTTCAGCGCGTTGCAGTCCCGCACCGTTGGGGCGGCACGGCCTGCGACAACGTTGTCCCAACGCAGTTCAGCTTCCTGACCTCACGCTATGATTACCCGCCGATCGACGACATGAAGGCGTGGGAGAAGGCGGTGCGCTTCGCCGCCCATGCCTTGCTTGAAGGCCCCATGCCTGAACTCAAGGGTGCTGATCACTACCACACCACGGCCGTATCGCCCCCATGGGCGCCGAGAATGGCCCGAGTTCGGCTGATTGACGATCACGTCTTCTACGTTGATCCTCGCTCTTCCTTATCCCTGTAG